The candidate division KSB1 bacterium nucleotide sequence TTTTGAAGATGATACGATCATTGATATTATACCATTCGGGGGAATTACGAAAGCAAATCATATACTCACTTTACCAAATAAAAAAACAATGAATTTAACAGGGTTTGAAGAAGCATTTAACACTGCCATAACTGCCCGGATAAGGTTGAATCCACTTCTCGAAATTAAATTCTTAAGTCCGTCGGGAATGGCTCTAATGAAATTAATTTCATGGGATGAGAAGTATCCTGACCGTGAAAAAGATGCCGAAGATTTATTTTTATTAATGAGTAGTTATTTGGATGCTGGTAATAGCAAGAGATTGTATGATAAAGAAAAAGATTTATTAGAAATGGATAACTTTGATTACACACTTTCTGGTTCGAGATTATTAGGACGAGATCTTGCAATGATTTCAAATAAGGCTACTATAAAAGTAGTATTTGATATCATTAATCGCGAAACCGATGGACGAAACAGCAAGCTTGTATTGGACATGATTGGTACGAATTATACAAAATCTATTGAAGCGCTTTCAATACTTAAAGAGCTCAAGGTTGGTATTCTGGATAGGATCAATATTTAATCTTGTAATGCTCAATTATCATAGATAATGATATGGCGTCTATTTTCGGTCATTGGCTGGTTGCTGGCTCCTTGAAATTTGCATTTTTACCCAATGCTAAAAACAGCAAGCTTTGGATTCTTAGTTACACGTGCTCCATTTTACCGGATATGGATATAATCATGTTTGCTTTTGGTTTTGGCTATTCTCACATGTTTGGCCATCGCGGTTTTACGCACTCATTAACATTTGCATTCATTGTTGGCATTTCTGTGACAATTGTATTCTTTCGTCAAATTTCATCAAGCTCAAAGCAATTTTGGGGTTTATCTTTCTTTTTCTTTTTGATTACAACTTCACACGGCATCCTGGATGCCATGACAAACGGTGGATTAGGAATTGCTTTTTTCGCCCCTTTCGACAACTCTCGCTACTTTTTACCGTTTCGCCCCATACAAGTCTCTCCGATTGACATCGTGAGTTTTTTCTCCGCCTGGGGACAACGAGTGCTTATAAGTGAAATAATTTGGGTTGGGTTGCCTTGTATGGTTTTGGTTTCGATATCGATGTTATTTCGGTTGCTGAAAAAACAAAAACATGAGAATATGTAGCCGGAGCAACCTCCACCCACATCCCGAGAAAAGATCGCCACGCTCCGCTCGCGAAGTCACACCCTGCGTTAAACAAATTATCTTTTAGCTATTCTTCAACAAATTGGCAATATCCGTAAGGATCTTCTTGGCGTCACCAAATACCATCATGGTTTTTTCATCGTAAAACAACTCATTGTCTTCCCCGGCAAAGCCGGGACTCAGGCTTCTTTTCACAATCATTACAGTTCGTGCCTGGTCCACATTGAGAATCGGCATACCGTATAGCACACTTTCTTTTTTGGATCGCGCTGCAGGATTAACAACATCATTTGCGCCTACGACTAACGCCACATCGGTATTTTTAAAATCATCATTGATGGCATCCATTTCGTGAAGATCGTCATAGGGCACATTCGCCTCAGCCAGCAAAACATTCATATGGCCGGGCATCCTGCCCGCTACCGGATGGATCGCATATCGTACTTGCGTGCCGTTATTGTTGAGCAGTGTTGCCATTTCGTGCATAACATGCTGGGCTTGGGCAACCGCGAGGCCATAACCCGGGACAATAATAACCGAGCTGGCATTCTCCATAATGATTACGGCATCGTCCGGGGTATACCGTGTAACTTGCCTTTTGGTCGCCGGACCGGTTCCCTCGGCTACGCCAACTTTACCGAACAGTACATTAGCAAGACTGCGGTTCATGGCAACGCACATGATTTTGGTAAGAATAATACCCGAAGCGCCAACCAGGGCGCCGCTGATGATCAGGACATTATTTGATAAAACAAAACCGGTCATTGCTGCCGCAATTCCGGAATATGAATTCAGCAGCGAGATCACAACTGGCATATCGGCGCCGCCAATGGGTATAGTCAGCAATATTCCAAGAACTGCAGCGATAGCAATCACGATTAACAATGGATTTGCGTCGGTGGGATTCATGGCAAAAAGTACACCTAAAACCACCACGCTAAGCAGCAAAACGGCATTAATGGTTTGATGCAAAGGAAAAGATACAGGGGCGCCACTCAAGAAACCCTGGAGTTTACCAAAAGCGATAAAGCTGCCTGTAAAGGTTATTGTTCCAATGAGCAAACTAAGGACAAGCGTAATACTAACATCCAGTTCCGGTTGGTTTACCAAGCGATAAAATTCAGCCATTGCCACCAGTGTTGATGCGCCGCCGCCTAATCCGTTGAAAATTGCCACCATTTGCGGTATGGATGTCATTTGTACTTTTCTTGCAACCACCGCCCCGATAGCGCCACCGATAAGTATTCCTGCAATGATGTATGTAAAATCAATAATTTGTTTATCGAATAAGGTCACGACAATAGCGATAAACATTGCGAGACTTGCCAATCTATTTCCCTTTCTCGCTGTCTTTGCCGAACTCAATAATTTCAAGCCGAAAATAAATAAAACAGCCGAAATTAAATAAGCGATATGCGTAAAAATTTCCATTTACCTGTCCTTACTTTCCGTCTTTTTTGAACATTTCCAGCATCCGATCTGTTACAAGAAAACCACCCACAACATTAACGGTGGCAAAGATAACAGCGACTAAACCAAGAATAACACTCAACCTCGTCTCACCTGCCCCGGCGCTGATTAGCGCACCCACAACCGTAATCCCGGAAATTGCATTGGAGCCGGACATCAGGGGTGTATGTAACAGGGGCGGCACTTTTGTAATCACTTCAAAGCCGACCAATATGGCTAATACAAAAATATACAACGAAACAAGAATCGGTCCTAACATTATGATTTTCCTCCATTTGCCATCAATTTCTTAATCAATTCGTTCATCAATTCACCGTTGGTGCATATGCAAGAACCCCTGGTAATCTCATCTTCAAAGTCCAGTTTTTTGTCTTCAGCCTGGTACACATGTTTAACAAAATTCACAATATTTCTCGAGAACATTTGGCTGGCATGTGTCGGCATTTTGGCGGCTAAATTAACCGGCCCTGCGATCACCACTCCATATTTTCTGATAGCTTTGCCTGCTTGTGTTAATTCGCAGTTCCCGCCTTGTTCTGCCGCAAGGTCGATAATCACCGAACCCTCTTTCATGGTCTTAACCATTTCTTCAGTCAAAAGAATCGGCGCTTTTTTACCAAAAACCTGGGCGGTAGAAATTACGATATCTGTCTTGGGCAACCGCGAACCAATCGCTTCCAATTCCTTTTTAATAAAATCAGCGGAAATTTCTTTTGCATAACCCTCTTTCGTTTCCACGTCTTCCGGCAATTCCATTTCAACAAATCGCGCTCCAAGGCTTTCAATTTGTTCTTTTACGGAAGGGCGTACATCGAATGCTTCCACTTTTGCGCCCAGGCGTTTAGCGGTTGCAATGGCTTGTAAACCGGCGACACCGGCGCCCAAAATAAATACGCCGGCCGGTGGGATAGTCCCGGCGGCTGTCATTAACAATGGAAAAAACTTGCCAAAATATTGTGTTGCCAACAAAACTGCTTTATAACCGGCAACCGTGCTCATGGAACTCAAAACATCCATACTTTGGGCACGGCTGATGCGTGGCACAAATTCTAAAGAAAATGCAGTGATTTTCTTTTGCAGCATCTTTTCAACTAAATCTAAGTTTGTTAACGGGGAAAGCAACCCAATTAAAGATGAACCTTCACGCAGCATTTTAACCTCGGAAGATCCGTTTATACTCGGAGGTTGTATCTTCAATACAAGATCAGCTTCTTCATAAATTTTCTTGGAGTCAGAAACTATTTCGGCGCCGGCTTTTTCATACGCCTTATTTGAAAAAGTTGCCTTCGATCCAGCATCTTTTTCAACAAGAACCGTTGCACCGATTTTACTAATTTCAGAAACCATAGTTGGGATTAACGCAACGCGAGTCTCATTTTCTAATATCTCGCGAAGTAAACCAATTTTCATGCAGATTCTCCTTATAAGCTTGAATTACATTGTTTTAGGATTCAGTTGGAAAATAATAATGAATATGACTCACACATCATTCTGAAAAAAATACAAGAAAAAATATAACCGGTGCTTTTACCTATTACCATAGGAAAGTACTCCGTTTGATAAAGGTAAAAAATAATTTATTATAAATAAATGACTAAATTACATTAAAATTATGGTACAATTTAAGAATTCCAAGTTGCAGATAATTTCTCTTTCAGAGTTTTATAAGTTTAATATTTTATGTAAATCGTGAGTCTTTATTGAACTTGAGTTTTAGTAAAAATTGTAATTAACCTGAGATAATTCACAAACCTCATAAACTGATTTATAAAACTGTCATTCCCGTCCCGCCTGGGGCGGGATTATCAGGAATCTTGTTACACAGGCTGTCCGAGAACCGGTCTTGTCTCTCCTGCAAGCTTTAATCAAAAGTTCATTTTGTGCTTAACTAATGCAAATAGACCCCCGATTAAAGCGCTCGGGGGTGACAGTTTTGGGGTTCTCGGATAACCTGAAAACATTCGAAGATGACATTTTTTGTGTCTCTCGGATAGCCTGAAAGCATTAGGGAATGACAATCCACTTCTTGTCATACTCCGTGACTGAAACTACTAGCTTAACTCAGTCATGATCTTATCAATAATGTTTTCTGTTCCGTACATTTAACCTGGATTATTCATGAATTATGATTTTAAGCTTAAAATTTCCAACTATGTTATCTCGTTGTGCCGGCACCAGCCTACACTTTGGCCTTAAAATCATTTTTAAACTATTTAGTTTGAATTTGATTGGTCTAATTCGAATTGGCCAACCAATTCAATGTGATACGTGTGGGGAAACATATCAACCGGTTGTACTTGTTTTAAAGAATACCCTGAATCGCACAACAATCGGGCATCTCGGGCAAAGGTTGTCGGATTACAAGATACATATACAATTCTTGGTGGACTTAAAGACGAGATCGCTGAAATACTTTTTGGATGAATCCCTGCCCGTGGGGGATCAATGATGACAACATCAGGGTTGCCATATTTAGAAAGTATACCGGAAGAATTACCGAATATATCTTTCACATCGCCAAGGATGAAATAGCAATTGCTGACATTGTTTTTAAGTGCGTTTTCCTTTGCATTCAGAACCGCAGATTCTATTACTTCAACACCAATCATCTTTTTAACTTGTGATGCAAGAAATATGGAAATTGTACCGGTGCCGGCATAGAGGTCATACACAACACTATGCTTTGATAATTTGGCAAAATCCTGTATGATTTGAAATAAATTCTCGGCTTGTTTCGTGTTGGTTTGGAAGAAGGAGTTCGCGCTAATTTCAAAAAGGCAATCGCCAATTTTATCTTCGATAATTGGTCGCCCGGCAAGGAGGTATTCCTTTTCACCAAATGCTGATCCACCGGTGGATTCCTTCACATTATTTACGATACTGGTTAAATCCGGGAAATCCTGCAACAACATACTTGTGAACTGCTCCATCACTTCAGGATGATACTCGCGTGTTACAATATTGACCATCTTTTGGCCTGTATTTTTTCCTTCCCTTAAAATCAGGTACCTCCAAAAACCAGAATGAGATTTAGTGTCCCATACCGGAAGTCCGGAATTTTTTGCAAATTTCTTAACCAATATTAGAACTCGATTCGAAAATTCGGATTGCAGCCAACATTCGTCAATATCCAGTACTTTATCATAACGACCCGGAATATGAAGCCCTAAAGAATAATCCCTCGGTTTAAGTAAGGGGTCGGTTTCCTCAGACAAAATCCAACGATGGCTGGAAAATGAAAATTCCATTTTATTTCTATAGAAAAAAATCTCAGGGGATGGTTTAATGGGATGGATTAAAACCTCATTAAATCCACCTGTACGCTGCAACACTTCCGTAACGATTTGTTGTTTTAGTTCTAATTGGTATGAATAATTTACATCCTGCCATTTACATCCACCACAAACACCGAAATGAGGACAGGGCGCTTTAATTCTTTTTTTAGAAGTTTTGTGAATCGCAACAATTCTCGCAATCGCATAATCTTTTCTCTTTTTTATTACGGATACTTCTACTTCTTCACCCGGTAGTGTCCGATCTACAAAAATCACCCGGCCATTCTCACGGGCAATACCTTCTGAGCCGTAAGTAACCGATTCAATCTTCAGATGAAGAATATCACCTCTTTTCATACAGGTATTCCTGAATTTAATTAAATAGACTCAACCAATTTCGAATAAAGGTGAATATAATAAATTGTATCAGAAATGCAAAAGATTGAAGTTTAATAAAATCCGGGTCTAACGAATCAATATCATTCGTTTTATTTGGTGATGGTTGTCACTTGAAAATTTATAATAATAGATTCCGGAAGGAACCAGATTTCCTAATCGATCCTTACCGTCCCATGAAACCCGGTGAATCCCCGGTTCATAAGTTTTATTTGTCAAAATATGGATTAATTGTCCAAGAGTATTGAATATATGAATCGTTACTGCTTCTTTGGCAGGCATGTGAAATTGAATCACTGTGTTCGTTTGGCCAAGTTTTAAAGCCAATGGATTGGGAAAATTTTGATCCAATTGAAAATAGGAAGGCAATTGAAACCAAACCTGGACAGGTCCATGTTCTGTAATGAAGCCTTGAATATTTTTATCCAACAACTTATAGTAATACCGAAAACCGGGAATTATATCTTCATCGAGAAATTCATAGTTCCCATCAAGATTTGGTGGAATTAATTGAGAATTAATTTTTTTATAACCCAAATCCTTTTGCTTTGATCGCAAAATGTCAAATCCTAAATTATCAGACTCAAATGTGGTTTTCCAGTGTAATAAAACGGTATTTGATGCCAGATCTGCTTGGGCATTAAATTGAACAAGTTTAACCGATACGATTACTGTGACAAACCATTTAAATGAAACAGTATCTTCACTGTCTGATACAAATACCTCCACAATATCCTGGCCGGAAAAATTTGGATTGGATTCATAAACAAAACTAACAGATTGACTCACTTCTACGTCATTTAATTCCCAAATATAGGTTAACTCTTCTTCGTCAGGATCTGTAATTTTCAGGCTAAATTCAATTGAACGACCCCGGATTATGGTAGTGTCGCCTGCAGGATGTACATTTGTAATCATTGGCGGTCTGTTTACATTTATAACATCGATTATAACAGTATCCTTGACTACTCCACCACGGTTGTCTGCAACCGAATATGCAATTGGATGCTCACCGCTTTGCCTAAAATTAGGCGTCCAGTCAAACCGCCAGGATACAGCGTTCACTTTAGTAACAACAGCTCCATCCGGTAGTTCATTGACCTCGACGTTTACAGGATCGCTTTCGGGGTCAATCACTGAAATATCAAAACTGACAAACTCGTTCTCCCTGACTTGTAAATCAGGAGTACTTGAAACTATTAACGGAATTTCATTTTCAATGGCTGTTATATGATAAGATAATACTTGGTTTGGTAAACTGGCAGCAAAGGCTAACGCTTCTATTTGTGTTGCGTTTTCACCAACCCGTAACTGGCTTTTGGCTATTCCTTCGTCGTTAGTCAGTTTAATAGAATCACCCTCAACTGTCGCCTCACCATCGGATACGACAAAAGCAACAGGTTCATTTGGTACCGGATTATTGTAAATATCAGTAACTTTTACCACAAGGGGTTCGGAAAGATAATATCCTTTTGTTCCGATTTGCTGGTCTCCGCTAACCAAAATTATATTGTGTGCCACACTGGAAGATATCTGAACAGTGAAGACAACCTTTTCTGCTGGATTCTTTACTAAGCTGGCAGCAATCTTTGCAATTCCGGGAGTAGTCTTAGCTTGTATTATTGTACTGGCAAGACCAGAACTATTTGAAACTACCGGTTGTGCAGTTATAATAATGGCATCGCCCTCAATAACTTCAAACATGACTCCCGTACCGGAAACAGGGTTATGAAACGTATCTCTGGTAATAATTGTCATAGATGTGCTTTGTTCCAAAGGACGAATAACCTGGTTATCACCGGAGTGTAAATCAATTTGTGTTGCTCCGGATGGTGCCGTATTGGCAAAAAATGTAAGTGATACACCTTGTACTAAACTTGATTTGGCACTAATAACTTGAGTAATCAGTTCCGGACCAAGTATAGGCTTGGTTGAAGCTTTGCCAAAAGCATCTGATAAAATGGGTTGTGGTTCAACGAATGAGCCACTGCCGGCACTAAATTGAAAACTAACAGGGACATCCATCACAGGATCGTCATTTGCATCTAAAGTTTCAACAATTAAGGGTTGGTTCAAAGTATCACCGACTATTCCGGTTTGAAGATCTCCGGAAACTGCAAGTATTTTCGCCACTGGATTCCGAACTCCGCTGACACTGAAAATTATAGGATTACCTGTCAGACCATCTGCAATCGCTTCAATTATATTCGTTCCTTCGGATTCGCTTAAAATATAATGAGTCGAAGCAAACCCTAATGAATCAGTTAGTACAGGTTGGATTTCGACAAAATAACCACCTGTTGTTTGTGACGTAAATGTTACCGGGTAATTAGGAACCGGATTATCGAACATATCTGTGACAGAAACAACAATTGGATTCGCTAAAACTGTTCCAACATTTCTGGTTTGAGCATTCCCGTCTTGTAGTTTAATTTGATTTGCTGTTGTAGAGATAAATTCAGCTACAGCTTTGCTATTTATTTCAATATTGTCATCAACATTTCTGGCATGAATAGTTTTTTTACCGGATTTAAGAGAAGTCATATGTCCAACAGTTTGGCCGGTATCGTCAGTAACCGGTGGTTGTTCAAAAAAATTAAGCTCGCCAGTAGCAGATAAAAACACCTCTTTCCCTGCAATCGGGTTATTAAATTGATCCCGCAAAATAATAGTGATAGTTGCTTTATCCTGATTATCTGCAATGGTTGGAGAAGTTACATGAATTTCAGAACTATCAGGATCTGTTAAATCAGGCAGGGTGGTAGCATTAAATGTGATTGGTGATTGAATTAAATCTAAGATGCCGTTGTCCGAAGTAGCTTCAATTTTATTTAGATCCGTTCCGATTTTTGTACCTAATGTCCATGAAATTTCAGCAATTCCGCTTTCATTGGTTGATACTACCAGAGAAGTGTCGTGCTGAGCATTGGCTATTCTCCCATTACCCGTAATAATGCGAAATTTCACCTCATGTGAAGGAACAGGTAAATTTGCACTATCTACAACTTTAACCTGCACAGGTTCAATTACCTTTCCAACTATTCCTGTTAGTTGGGTTTGGGTTATCGCTTCAATTTTAATGGCAGGGCTTTCTGCCGCCGAAGCCAAAATAGATAT carries:
- a CDS encoding metal-dependent hydrolase encodes the protein MASIFGHWLVAGSLKFAFLPNAKNSKLWILSYTCSILPDMDIIMFAFGFGYSHMFGHRGFTHSLTFAFIVGISVTIVFFRQISSSSKQFWGLSFFFFLITTSHGILDAMTNGGLGIAFFAPFDNSRYFLPFRPIQVSPIDIVSFFSAWGQRVLISEIIWVGLPCMVLVSISMLFRLLKKQKHENM
- a CDS encoding NAD(P)(+) transhydrogenase (Re/Si-specific) subunit beta, with amino-acid sequence MEIFTHIAYLISAVLFIFGLKLLSSAKTARKGNRLASLAMFIAIVVTLFDKQIIDFTYIIAGILIGGAIGAVVARKVQMTSIPQMVAIFNGLGGGASTLVAMAEFYRLVNQPELDVSITLVLSLLIGTITFTGSFIAFGKLQGFLSGAPVSFPLHQTINAVLLLSVVVLGVLFAMNPTDANPLLIVIAIAAVLGILLTIPIGGADMPVVISLLNSYSGIAAAMTGFVLSNNVLIISGALVGASGIILTKIMCVAMNRSLANVLFGKVGVAEGTGPATKRQVTRYTPDDAVIIMENASSVIIVPGYGLAVAQAQHVMHEMATLLNNNGTQVRYAIHPVAGRMPGHMNVLLAEANVPYDDLHEMDAINDDFKNTDVALVVGANDVVNPAARSKKESVLYGMPILNVDQARTVMIVKRSLSPGFAGEDNELFYDEKTMMVFGDAKKILTDIANLLKNS
- a CDS encoding NAD(P) transhydrogenase subunit alpha, which gives rise to MLGPILVSLYIFVLAILVGFEVITKVPPLLHTPLMSGSNAISGITVVGALISAGAGETRLSVILGLVAVIFATVNVVGGFLVTDRMLEMFKKDGK
- a CDS encoding Re/Si-specific NAD(P)(+) transhydrogenase subunit alpha, whose protein sequence is MKIGLLREILENETRVALIPTMVSEISKIGATVLVEKDAGSKATFSNKAYEKAGAEIVSDSKKIYEEADLVLKIQPPSINGSSEVKMLREGSSLIGLLSPLTNLDLVEKMLQKKITAFSLEFVPRISRAQSMDVLSSMSTVAGYKAVLLATQYFGKFFPLLMTAAGTIPPAGVFILGAGVAGLQAIATAKRLGAKVEAFDVRPSVKEQIESLGARFVEMELPEDVETKEGYAKEISADFIKKELEAIGSRLPKTDIVISTAQVFGKKAPILLTEEMVKTMKEGSVIIDLAAEQGGNCELTQAGKAIRKYGVVIAGPVNLAAKMPTHASQMFSRNIVNFVKHVYQAEDKKLDFEDEITRGSCICTNGELMNELIKKLMANGGKS
- the rlmD gene encoding 23S rRNA (uracil(1939)-C(5))-methyltransferase RlmD, with amino-acid sequence MKRGDILHLKIESVTYGSEGIARENGRVIFVDRTLPGEEVEVSVIKKRKDYAIARIVAIHKTSKKRIKAPCPHFGVCGGCKWQDVNYSYQLELKQQIVTEVLQRTGGFNEVLIHPIKPSPEIFFYRNKMEFSFSSHRWILSEETDPLLKPRDYSLGLHIPGRYDKVLDIDECWLQSEFSNRVLILVKKFAKNSGLPVWDTKSHSGFWRYLILREGKNTGQKMVNIVTREYHPEVMEQFTSMLLQDFPDLTSIVNNVKESTGGSAFGEKEYLLAGRPIIEDKIGDCLFEISANSFFQTNTKQAENLFQIIQDFAKLSKHSVVYDLYAGTGTISIFLASQVKKMIGVEVIESAVLNAKENALKNNVSNCYFILGDVKDIFGNSSGILSKYGNPDVVIIDPPRAGIHPKSISAISSLSPPRIVYVSCNPTTFARDARLLCDSGYSLKQVQPVDMFPHTYHIELVGQFELDQSNSN